The following coding sequences lie in one Streptococcus suis genomic window:
- a CDS encoding EamA/RhaT family transporter, with protein MKLSLRGNLQGLLSGMFWGLDTSLNSLILLMAPFIVEDSKLLSSTLLLAFFHDFFSAIFLTIDLSIRGCFKNTIQIMKTRSAYFVMIAAVFAGPLGMRAYLFAVEKLGAGLTATISAIYPAIAALLGMIFLKDYLTRKGWFGLALTILAVIFLGYSGFSQIEELFVGSLAALLCVIGWASESVITAYGMKEDILPKQALFIRQWTSSLVYLLFMIVEGDVVYSVATVLNSQSILVIVCLALIGTLSYLFYYSAIDNIGPVRATGLNVTYSIWTVIFSLLFFGGQLDIKLVISSVAIIIGTLFVLKN; from the coding sequence ATGAAGCTTAGTTTAAGAGGAAATTTACAGGGCTTATTATCAGGCATGTTTTGGGGGTTAGACACATCCTTGAATAGCTTAATATTATTAATGGCTCCTTTCATTGTTGAGGATAGTAAACTATTATCTTCTACTTTACTATTGGCATTTTTTCATGATTTCTTTTCTGCGATTTTTTTAACAATTGACTTATCTATCAGAGGTTGTTTTAAAAATACGATACAAATTATGAAAACTAGAAGTGCTTATTTTGTAATGATAGCAGCAGTATTCGCTGGTCCTTTAGGGATGAGAGCCTATCTTTTTGCGGTTGAAAAGTTGGGTGCTGGTTTAACAGCAACAATATCTGCTATATATCCTGCGATAGCTGCTTTATTAGGAATGATTTTTTTAAAAGATTATTTGACAAGAAAGGGATGGTTTGGACTAGCTTTAACCATCTTGGCAGTTATTTTTCTTGGATATAGTGGCTTTTCTCAAATAGAAGAATTATTCGTTGGCTCTTTAGCAGCATTGCTATGTGTAATTGGCTGGGCTTCAGAGAGTGTAATTACCGCTTATGGTATGAAAGAAGATATCTTACCTAAACAAGCTTTATTTATCAGGCAATGGACTTCAAGCTTAGTCTATCTGTTGTTTATGATAGTAGAGGGGGATGTTGTTTACAGTGTAGCAACTGTTTTAAACTCACAATCAATTCTTGTTATCGTTTGTCTTGCATTAATAGGGACTCTTTCCTATTTATTCTATTATTCTGCTATTGATAATATAGGACCTGTAAGAGCGACAGGTTTAAATGTTACTTATTCGATTTGGACAGTCATTTTTTCATTGTTGTTTTTTGGAGGACAATTAGATATTAAATTAGTTATCAGTAGTGTAGCTATCATTATTGGTACGCTATTTGTTTTAAAAAACTAA
- a CDS encoding CTP--phosphocholine cytidylyltransferase produces MRAIILAAGMGTRLRPLTLTTPKSLIKVGGQTLIERQILFLNEIGISEIIIVTGYLSEKFDFLENKYGVKLIHNDKYDTYNNFYSMYLVRDFLSDAYVIDADNYLHMNFLDSDITISTYFSAYKDNFEDEWLLKCDDNGLVKEIVIDNGEGSILSGVSYWDAKSGQVLKKLIEEMLESNDFCNLYWDNLVKDNLDKLIVYKRDIPSNVIFEIDNLNDFDQLQEFLSSHT; encoded by the coding sequence ATGAGAGCGATTATTTTAGCAGCTGGAATGGGAACTAGATTGAGACCACTGACTTTAACAACTCCTAAATCTTTGATTAAAGTTGGAGGTCAAACATTAATAGAAAGACAAATTTTGTTTTTAAATGAAATTGGTATTTCGGAAATTATTATTGTGACAGGTTATTTGTCAGAAAAGTTTGACTTCTTAGAGAATAAATATGGTGTAAAATTAATTCATAATGATAAATATGATACCTATAATAACTTTTATAGCATGTATCTTGTACGGGATTTTTTGAGTGATGCTTATGTAATTGATGCAGACAATTATCTGCACATGAACTTCTTAGATTCTGATATAACCATTTCTACATATTTTTCGGCATATAAAGATAATTTTGAGGATGAGTGGCTTTTAAAATGCGATGATAATGGTCTGGTGAAAGAAATTGTGATAGATAATGGTGAGGGCTCTATTCTATCTGGGGTATCATATTGGGATGCAAAATCTGGTCAGGTTCTAAAAAAACTTATTGAAGAGATGTTAGAATCAAATGATTTTTGTAATTTATATTGGGATAATCTTGTAAAAGATAACTTGGATAAGTTGATAGTATATAAGAGAGACATTCCTTCGAACGTTATATTTGAGATTGATAATCTTAATGATTTCGACCAGCTACAAGAATTTTTAAGTTCCCATACCTAG
- the glf gene encoding UDP-galactopyranose mutase: MKHYDYLVVGAGLFGAVFAHEAAKKGKKIKVIEKRDHIAGNIYTKEVEGIQVHEYGAHIFHTSEKEIWDYVNQFAEFNRYTNTPVANYKGEIYNLPFNMNTFNKLWGVVTPAEAATKIAEQRAVLGGKTPENLEEQAISLVGTDIYEKLIKSYTEKQWEKPCTELPAFIIRRLPVRLTYDNNYFNDTYQGIPIGGYTQIVEKMLEHENIDVETNVDFFANKEDYLATYPKIVFTGMIDEFFDYKLGELEYRSLRFETEVLDMENYQGNAVVNYTDSETPFTRIIEHKHFEFGTQDKTIITREYSKTWKRGDEPYYPVNNDRNNKLYTAYKRLAEQQENVIFGGRLGHYRYYDMHQVIGAALQCVRNEVGE; the protein is encoded by the coding sequence ATGAAACATTACGACTACTTAGTTGTTGGTGCAGGTCTGTTCGGAGCGGTCTTTGCTCATGAGGCAGCTAAAAAGGGTAAAAAAATAAAGGTTATCGAAAAACGTGACCATATTGCCGGTAACATCTACACCAAAGAAGTAGAAGGAATCCAAGTTCATGAGTATGGCGCACACATCTTCCATACTTCTGAAAAGGAAATTTGGGATTATGTGAATCAGTTTGCTGAGTTCAATCGCTATACAAACACACCAGTCGCCAACTACAAGGGTGAAATCTACAATCTTCCATTCAACATGAATACTTTCAATAAACTGTGGGGCGTGGTGACCCCTGCTGAAGCAGCAACGAAGATTGCTGAGCAACGGGCTGTGTTGGGTGGTAAAACGCCTGAGAACTTGGAAGAGCAAGCCATCTCACTTGTTGGTACAGACATCTATGAAAAATTGATCAAGTCATACACCGAGAAACAATGGGAAAAACCGTGTACGGAGTTACCAGCCTTCATCATCCGTCGCTTGCCTGTTCGTTTGACTTATGATAATAACTACTTTAACGATACTTATCAAGGTATTCCAATCGGTGGCTACACGCAGATTGTTGAAAAAATGTTGGAACATGAGAATATTGATGTTGAGACAAATGTTGATTTCTTTGCCAATAAGGAAGACTATTTAGCTACCTATCCGAAGATTGTATTTACAGGAATGATTGATGAGTTCTTTGATTATAAGCTTGGTGAGTTGGAGTATCGTAGCCTTCGTTTTGAAACAGAAGTGTTGGATATGGAAAACTATCAAGGGAATGCAGTTGTGAACTACACAGATAGTGAAACGCCATTTACTCGAATCATCGAACACAAACATTTCGAATTTGGTACACAAGATAAAACCATTATTACTCGTGAGTATTCGAAGACCTGGAAACGAGGCGATGAGCCATATTATCCAGTCAACAATGATCGCAACAACAAACTCTATACTGCTTATAAACGCCTCGCAGAACAACAAGAGAATGTTATTTTTGGTGGACGTCTTGGTCATTATCGTTACTACGATATGCACCAGGTTATCGGTGCGGCCTTGCAATGTGTGAGAAATGAAGTTGGGGAATGA
- a CDS encoding NAD(P)H-dependent oxidoreductase, whose amino-acid sequence MANVLFLVGSLRDGSFNHQMAKKAEAFLADKAQVSYIDLAKIPLFNQDIETPILPEIAELRAQVDAADAIWIFSPVYNYAIPGIVKNALDWLSRSLDLSNPKGPSILQDKITTVSAVANSGHDHLFKDFQHLLPFIRTQIAGKFTGSTINPEAWGTGVLELSDETLTKLEQQAADLLAAIQ is encoded by the coding sequence ATGGCAAACGTATTGTTTTTAGTTGGTTCACTACGTGACGGTTCTTTTAACCATCAAATGGCCAAAAAAGCTGAAGCGTTCTTGGCTGATAAGGCTCAAGTATCTTACATTGATCTTGCAAAAATTCCCCTATTCAACCAAGACATCGAGACACCTATCCTTCCTGAAATCGCAGAGCTACGTGCACAAGTAGACGCTGCGGATGCTATCTGGATTTTCTCACCAGTATATAACTATGCAATCCCAGGCATCGTAAAAAATGCTCTCGATTGGCTCAGTCGTTCGCTCGATTTATCCAATCCAAAAGGACCATCTATCCTACAAGATAAAATCACAACTGTCTCTGCCGTCGCTAACAGCGGTCACGACCACCTATTCAAAGACTTCCAACACCTTCTTCCATTTATTCGCACTCAGATTGCTGGTAAATTTACAGGTTCAACCATCAATCCAGAAGCATGGGGAACAGGTGTATTGGAGTTATCTGACGAAACTCTAACAAAACTCGAGCAACAAGCAGCTGACCTGTTGGCAGCAATTCAATAA